One Sodalinema gerasimenkoae IPPAS B-353 DNA segment encodes these proteins:
- a CDS encoding peptidase, translating into MRAGCKRWRRQGGMALAIALVWLIALLQPLNATDDVGGEGVLLEDLPYRSHPLPASLRAIAPEEEHYGDRLEETGVGALVWSEFPVRVYLDGSPSESWREAMTEVIEEWGEYLPLEMADESESADIVVWQRRPPPRRVGGDFRAAAARVSYDLYWREQQLVHCFEILLSPTQRTEVAQSALRHELGHALGIWGHSDRPTDVMYYSQVRRPPHLSPRDVRTLRYVYEQPTRLGWSWATEHETHSPRRIGN; encoded by the coding sequence GTGCGGGCTGGGTGTAAGCGTTGGCGACGGCAAGGGGGGATGGCGTTGGCGATCGCCCTTGTTTGGCTGATTGCCCTTCTGCAACCACTGAATGCGACTGATGATGTGGGGGGGGAGGGGGTTCTGCTGGAGGATTTGCCCTATCGCTCCCACCCTCTGCCTGCGTCCTTGCGGGCGATCGCCCCGGAGGAGGAGCATTATGGCGATCGCTTAGAAGAGACGGGAGTTGGGGCCTTAGTTTGGTCAGAGTTTCCGGTTCGCGTCTATCTCGATGGCTCTCCCTCTGAGTCTTGGCGGGAGGCCATGACTGAGGTGATTGAGGAGTGGGGAGAGTATTTACCTCTAGAGATGGCTGACGAGTCTGAGTCAGCGGATATTGTGGTTTGGCAGCGTCGTCCACCACCGCGACGGGTGGGGGGGGATTTTCGGGCGGCGGCGGCCCGAGTAAGTTATGACCTGTATTGGCGGGAACAGCAGTTAGTCCATTGCTTTGAGATTCTCCTCAGTCCCACTCAGAGAACCGAGGTGGCTCAGTCGGCTTTGCGTCATGAGTTGGGTCATGCGTTGGGAATTTGGGGCCATAGCGATCGCCCTACGGATGTGATGTATTACTCCCAGGTGCGTCGTCCTCCCCATCTCTCCCCACGAGATGTGAGGACACTCAGGTATGTCTATGAACAGCCGACTCGTTTGGGATGGTCGTGGGCAACCGAACATGAAACTCACTCCCCACGCCGGATTGGGAACTAA
- the secG gene encoding preprotein translocase subunit SecG, translating into MTTATIVQLVWVISAVSLIVVVLLHSPKGDGIGGIGGQAQLFTSAKSAETTLNRITWTLTILFMGCTVVLSAGWV; encoded by the coding sequence ATGACAACTGCAACGATTGTTCAATTGGTTTGGGTGATTTCGGCGGTGAGCCTGATTGTGGTGGTCCTCCTCCATTCTCCGAAGGGCGATGGAATTGGCGGCATTGGCGGTCAAGCTCAACTGTTTACCAGTGCCAAGAGTGCTGAAACCACGCTCAATCGCATTACCTGGACCCTGACGATTTTATTTATGGGCTGCACGGTGGTCTTAAGTGCGGGCTGGGTGTAA